The Vespula vulgaris chromosome 12, iyVesVulg1.1, whole genome shotgun sequence genome window below encodes:
- the LOC127067885 gene encoding eukaryotic translation initiation factor 5, whose product MGSVNVNRNVSDAFYRYKMPRIQAKVEGKGNGIKTVVVNMVDVAKAIGRPATYPTKYFGCELGAQTQFDFKNERFIVNGSHDATKLQDLLDGFIRKYVLCPACDNPETELMVSSKKGTISQRCKACGHHGLLESNHKLNTYILKNPPSLNPAVQGSSLTEGKRGKRSKRTNGETTATTNGDRSGSPENETNSADIVVEVPEKIADNEQDDDKWAVDVSEEAVRARLQDLTDGAKGMTISDDLDKTEKERMDMFYKLVKCRRDAGQLDNHKELITEAERLEIKTKAPLILAELLFDQSIASQAKKYRVLLLRFTHDDIKAQKYLIRGIEQVIALHKDALMPKVPGILKLFYDADILEEKALLEWSSKVSKKYVSKDLSQEIHDKAAPFLTWLKEAEEEESESDEEDDDLEIEYDDRAKQSFKPQQSPPASTKPVENDSDEEGDFDIDAI is encoded by the exons ATGGGGAGCGTTAACGTTAACCGTAACGTTAGTGATGCGTTCTATCGTTACAAAATGCCACGGATTCAAGCCAAAGTCGAGGGTAAAGGTAATGGCATAAAAACCGTCGTGGTCAACATGGTTGACGTTGCCAAAGCTATTGGAAGACCCGCTACTTATCCGACCAAATACTTTGGATGCGAACTTGGCGCGCAAACTcaattcgattttaaaaatgaaagattcaTAGTAAACGGCTCCCACGATGCTACCAAACTGCAAGATCTGTTAGATGGATTTATCAGAAAATACGTACTTTGTCCAGCTTGCGACAATCCGGAAACCGAACTGATGGTCAGTTCCAAGAAGGGAACCATCTCGCAAAGATGCAAAGCTTGCGGTCATCACGGCTTACTCGAGAGCAATCATAAACTTAACACTTACATCTTGAAAAATCCGCCCAGTTTGAATCCCGCGGTACAAGGCAGCTCGCTCACCGAAGGAAAACGTGGGAAACGTTCGAAACGTACCAACGGCGAAACCACTGCTACGACCAATGGTGATCGCTCGGGATCTCCGGAAAACGAAACCAATTCTGCGGACATCGTGGTCGAGGTTCCGGAAAAGATCGCTGATAATGAACAAGACGATGACAAGTGGGCCGTTGACGTATCGGAGGAAGCGGTTAGAGCTCGTCTTCAAGATTTGACCGACGGGGCAAAGGGCATGACGATTAGCGACGATCTTGATAagactgaaaaagaaagaatggataTGTTTTACAAACTAGTTAAATGTCGTCGTGATGCTGGACAATTGGACAAccataaagaattaattacaGAAGCTGAACGCTTAGAGATCAAAACGAAAGCACCTTTAATCCTGGCAGAATTACTTTTCGATCAGTCGATCGCTTCTCAGGCCAAAAAGTACCGTGTGTTGCTACTTCGTTTTACCCATGATGATATCAAAGCGCAGAAGTATTTGATCAGAGGAATCGAGCAAGTGATAGCTCTGCACAAAGATGCTCTGATGCCAAAAGTTCCTGGTATTCTGAAg CTTTTCTATGACGCCGATATATTAGAAGAGAAAGCCTTGTTGGAGTGGTCAAGCAAAGTTAGCAAAAAATATGTGTCGAAAGACTTATCTCAAGAAATACACGATAAAGCAGCTCCGTTTTTAACGTGGTTAAAAGAAGCGGAAGAAGAGGAATCAGAATCTGATGAGGAAGATGACGATTTAGAA ATTGAATACGATGATCGTGCAAAACAGTCATTTAAACCGCAGCAATCACCACCTGCTTCAACGAAGCCTGTTGAAAATGATTCTGACGAAGAGGGTGATTTCGATATCGATGccatttaa